A stretch of Henckelia pumila isolate YLH828 chromosome 4, ASM3356847v2, whole genome shotgun sequence DNA encodes these proteins:
- the LOC140866772 gene encoding glucan endo-1,3-beta-glucosidase 1: MENPKFIFFFVLLSTFLLVLFSEINAQQSKDEPYIGVNIGTDVSNLLPASDLVAFLQSQKITHVRLYDADAEILKALANTKIRVIVSVPNNQLLAIGSSNATAATWIGRNVAAYYPETLITGVAVGDEIFTTVPSSTPLLMPAIESLYSALVAANLHTQIKISTPNSASIILDPFPPSQAYFNQSLSPVITQLLQFLSRTQSPLMMNLYPYYVFMQNKGVVPLDNSLFKPLTPSKEMVDPNTLLHYTNVFDAMLDSVYFSMKNLNVTDVVVLVSETGWPSRGDSKEPYATIDNADMYNSNLIKHVIDRSGTPLHPEITSSVYIYELFNEDLRSPPISEGNWGLFYANSTPVYLLHVAGSGTFLANDTTNQTYCIAADGLDAKTLQTALDWSCGPGRANCSEIQPGESCYQPNNVKNHASYAFDSYYQKEGKSSGSCDFKGAAMITTTDPSHGICIFPGSKMISNKTNQVVNSTQASGGNGVMRFTGFHFKILNPIWGFTSCLFYFSFLS; encoded by the exons ATGGAAAATCCTAagttcatcttcttctttgttCTTCTGAGCACTTTCCTTTTGGTTCTTTTCTCAG AAATTAATGCACAGCAAAGCAAAGACGAGCCGTATATAGGAGTTAACATCGGCACAGATGTGTCGAATTTGCTACCGGCTTCAGATTTAGTTGCTTTTCTGCAGTCGCAAAAGATTACACATGTCAGGCTCTATGATGCCGACGCCGAAATCCTCAAGGCACTTGCTAATACCAAGATTAGGGTCATTGTCAGTGTGCCCAATAACCAGCTTCTTGCTATTGGCTCCTCCAACGCCACCGCCGCCACCTGGATTGGCCGCAATGTGGCGGCGTACTACCCGGAAACTCTGATCACCGGCGTGGCAGTCGGGGATGAAATTTTCACCACCGTTCCTAGTTCAACACCTTTGCTCATGCCAGCAATTGAGTCACTCTACAGTGCTCTTGTGGCTGCAAATTTGCATACCCAAATCAAGATTTCAACTCCCAATTCTGCTTCCATAATTCTTGACCCCTTCCCACCTTCCCAGGCCTATTTTAATCAGAGCTTGAGCCCTGTTATTACCCAGTTGCTGCAGTTCTTGTCCAGGACACAGTCACCTTTGATGATGAATTTGTATCCTTACTATGTGTTTATGCAGAATAAAGGGGTCGTTCCTTTAGATAATTCCCTTTTCAAGCCATTGACACCCTCCAAAGAAATGGTTGATCCTAACACATTGCTGCACTACACCAATGTTTTTGATGCCATGCTTGATTCTGTGTATTTTTCTATGAAGAATCTTAATGTCACTGATGTGGTCGTTCTTGTTTCCGAAACTGGGTGGCCTTCGAGGGGAGACTCAAAGGAGCCTTATGCCACAATCGATAATGCAGATATGTATAATTCGAATTTGATTAAGCATGTTATAGATCGTAGTGGGACGCCTTTGCACCCAGAAATTACTTCTAGTGTGTACATATATGAGTTGTTCAACGAGGACTTGAGATCGCCCCCGATATCCGAGGGCAATTGGGGGTTGTTTTACGCGAATTCAACGCCAGTTTACTTGCTTCATGTGGCTGGGAGTGGCACATTTTTGGCTAATGACACAACGAATCAAACTTATTGTATTGCCGCCGATGGTTTGGATGCAAAGACCTTGCAAACGGCTTTAGATTGGTCCTGCGGACCGGGGAGGGCGAATTGCTCAGAAATTCAACCAGGGGAGAGTTGTTACCAGCCTAATAATGTCAAGAATCATGCTTCATATGCGTTTGATAGCTATTATCAAAAGGAAGGGAAGTCCTCTGGATCTTGTGATTTCAAGGGTGCTGCTATGATCACCACTACTGATCCTA GTCACGGGATTTGTATATTTCCTGGAAG CAAGATGATAAGCAATAAGACCAACCAGGTTGTGAACTCAACACAAGCAAGTGGTGGTAATGGAGTCATGAGATTTACTGGTTTTcatttcaagattttgaatccgATATGGGGCTTCACTTCTTGtctgttttatttttcattCCTTTCATGA
- the LOC140866510 gene encoding uncharacterized protein, with product MLSWINIGKPIVVSPNLHRNPLDSSKTLRLIVKTMSWACSKCTFKNPASQKSHCEICLSPIPQSLLSSLSLSCPSKPKWSCGGCTFLNPYGSTTCEICGTRASASLLSTLEVDDDDLDRGLLGSSIGSVFLPLKSCNSFKKGKNGNASFGIDDAGCSGQLKDDVWPSLRTDIGGLSIESVNRGGDSGEKKGFLPVLHPCSNKRKDREESSADGGGGNAGGSSGFRAVKTANEALEVESSAMLVTGETRLASESKTWKILSYNVWFREDLEMHGRMKALGNLIKLHSPDVICFQEVTPCLHEIFRKSSWWKEYRCSISNDIEFPGPYFCMQLCKAAVKSYSCKPFRNSIMGRELCLANVEVLPDVELVVATSHLESPCPGPPKWDQMFSKERVDQAKEAVKFLDENRNVIFCGDMNWDDKLDGGFPLADDWIDAWTELRPGEIGWTYDTKSNKMLSGNRTLQKRLDRFVCKLKDFKVREIEMIGMDAIEGLSHIKEKRVKGQVTKLVLPVLPSDHYGLLLTICHNISQ from the exons ATGCTTTCGTGGATTAACATAGGAAAACCAATCGTCGTCTCCCCCAATCTCCATCGTAATCCCCTAGACTCTTCAAAAACCCTACGTTTGATCGTAAAAACAATGTCTTGGGCATGCTCCAAGTGCACATTCAAGAACCCAGCTTCGCAGAAGTCACACTGTGAAATCTGTCTCTCCCCAATACCGCAGTCGCTGTTGTCATCACTGTCGTTATCGTGTCCATCGAAACCTAAGTGGTCATGCGGCGGCTGCACCTTCTTGAACCCGTATGGCAGCACAACCTGCGAAATCTGTGGCACCAGGGCTTCGGCTTCTCTGTTGTCCACTCTCGAAGTCGACGACGATGATCTTGATCGTGGGCTTTTGGGTTCTTCCATTGGCAGCGTTTTCTTGCCCTTGAAAAGTTGTAACAGTTTCAAGAAAGGAAAGAATGGGAATGCTTCTTTCGGTATCGATGACGCTGGTTGCTCTGGTCAGTTAAAGGATGACGTCTGGCCTTCGCTGCGTACCGATATTGGTGGTCTCTCTATTGAATCTGTTAACAGGGGCGGTGACTCAGGAGAGAAAAAAGGTTTCTTGCCAGTACTTCACCCTTGCAGTAATAAGCGGAAAGATCGCGAGGAGTCAAGTGCGGATGGTGGTGGGGGTAATGCGGGTGGTTCTTCTGGGTTTAGGGCCGTGAAAACTGCAAATGAGGCATTGGAAGTAGAATCATCTG CAATGCTTGTTACCGGTGAGACTCGTCTGGCTTCAGAATCTAAAACATGGAAGATTTTGAGTTATAATGTTTGGTTTCGTGAAGATCTTGAGATGCATGGGAGGATGAAAGCGTTGGGCAACCTTATTAAACTGCACTCACCGGATGTTATATGTTTTCAG GAGGTCACCCCCTGCTTACATGAAATTTTCCGGAAATCAAGTTGGTGGAAGGAGTACCGGTGCTCAATTTCAAATGATATTGAGTTTCCAGGACCATATTTCTGCATGCAG TTATGTAAAGCGGCTGTTAAATCCTATAGCTGCAAACCGTTCCGCAACTCCATCATGGGGCGGGAACTTTGCCTTGCCAATGTTGAGGTGCTGCCAGATGTAGAACTGGTTGTTGCTACAAGCCACTTAGAAAGCCCTTGCCCAGGCCCACCAAAATGGGATCAGATGTTCAGCAAAGAACGTGTAGATCAAGCCAAGGAAGCTGTGAAGTTTCTTGATGAAAATCGAAACGTAATCTTTTGTGGGGACATGAACTGGGATGATAAATTGGATGGTGGTTTCCCTTTAGCTGATGACTGGATAGATGCCTGGACAGAGCTACGGCCTGGAGAAATTGGATGGACATATGACACAAAATCAAACAAGATGTTGAGTGGTAACAGAACCCTGCAAAAACGGTTGGATCGATTTGTTTGTAAGTTGAAAGATTTCAAGGTTAGGGAAATTGAAATGATAGGGATGGATGCTATTGAAGGTCTGTCGCATATCAAGGAAAAGAGAGTGAAAGGGCAGGTCACTAAGTTGGTGCTTCCTGTTTTACCCAGTGATCACTATGGACTTCTATTAACAATCTGTCACAACATATCTCAGTGA
- the LOC140867159 gene encoding uncharacterized protein isoform X1, whose protein sequence is MPKKDVTLISQDSYIIVDNGLVKLTISKPQGLLTAIKYGGIDNLLDTKSNELNRGYWDINWSLPRGKDKYQLLRGSVYSVISKSNDGLEVSFKSNYDPSISATRLPLTVDIRYIVRSGVSGFYCYAICEHQTGYPAFDLAQTRMVFKLQRDRFHYMAITDDKQRIMPMPEDLLPGRGKQLIVPESVLLVNPINPDLKGEVDDKYQYSMDNKDGGVHGWISSNPIVGFWIIFPSQEFRNGGPTKQNLTVHTGPTCLAMMHGSHYIGNDMIAHFEDGETWRKVFGPFFVYLNTTTDVSKAYNLWLEAKKQRLMEESLWPYEFVSSPYYLTYKERGSATGRLFVQDRFVSASVLPSKSAYIGLSAATAEGSWQTESKEYQFWTQTDVDGNFMIKNVIPGVYGLHGWVPGYIGDYLKEDRVTISAGSETQLGNLTYTPPRDGPTLWEIGFPDRTANSYYVPDVNPMYVNKLFINSPEKFRQYGMWDRYTDMHPTSDQVFTVGINDPKKDWFFAHVDRRAADKYVPSTWEIRFHLNLVTSGIYKLRLSIASATRSDLEVHVNQMNGGQLILQLLNLGADNAVCRHGIHGLYQLYSADISATLLIEGDNCIFFTQARGGDALCGILYDYIRLEAPPT, encoded by the exons ATGCCAAAGAAAGATGTGACTTTGATCTCCCAAGATTCCTAT ATTATAGTGGATAATGGATTGGTGAAGCTCACGATATCCAAACCACAAGGACTATTGACTGCCATCAAATATGGAGGAATAGACAATCTGCTCGACACAAAATCAAACGAATTGAACAGAGG TTACTGGGACATCAATTGGAGTTTGCCTAGGGGCAAAGACAAATATCAACT GCTGAGAGGGTCTGTGTATAGTGTGATAAGTAAGAGCAACGATGGATTGGAGGTTTCGTTTAAGAGCAACTATGATCCTTCGATATCAGCGACAAGACTGCCACTCACTGTTGACATAAG GTACATTGTAAGAAGTGGAGTATCAGGCTTCTACTGCTATGCAATATGTGAACATCAAACAGGATATCCAGCATTTGATCTTGCACAAACAAGAATGGTGTTTAAGTTGCAACGGGACAG GTTTCACTACATGGCGATCACAGATGACAAACAAAGAATAATGCCAATGCCAGAAGATCTACTGCCAGGTAGAGGCAAACAATTAATTGTACCTGAGTCTGTTTTGCTAGTCAATCCCATTAATCCAGACCTTAAGGGAGAG GTTGACGATAAATACCAGTATTCCATGGATAACAAAGATGGCGGAGTCCATGGATGGATAAGCTCCAACCCCATTGTCGGATTCTGGATCATCTTTCCCAGCCAAGAATTTCGTAATGGTGGACCAACTAAGCAAAATCTTACTGTCCACACTGGTCCAACCTGCCTCGCT ATGATGCACGGAAGTCATTACATTGGGAATGACATGATAGCTCACTTTGAAGACGGTGAGACTTGGAGAAAAGTATTTGGCCCATTCTTTGTTTACCTCAACACAACCACGGATGTGTCGAAAGCATACAACTTATGGCTAGAGGCAAAGAAGCAG AGGTTAATGGAAGAGTCATTATGGCCATATGAGTTTGTTTCCTCGCCATATTACCTCACTTACAAAGAGCGTGGTTCAGCTACAGGGCGACTCTTTGTCCAAGACAG ATTTGTCTCAGCTTCTGTGCTTCCTTCTAAGTCTGCATACATTGGACTATCAGCTGCGACAGCTGAAGGCTCATGGCAAACTGAAAGCAAG GAGTATCAATTTTGGACACAAACAGATGTGGATGGAAATTTTATGATTAAAAATGTCATACCAGGAGTGTATGGTCTTCATGGCTGGGTTCCAGGTTACATTGGCGATTACCTGAAAGAAGATCGTGTTACTATATCTGCAG GATCAGAAACTCAGCTTGGAAATTTAACTTACACACCGCCTAGAGATGGCCCAACTCTATGGGAAATTGGTTTCCCAGATCGCACAGCCAATAGTTACTATGTTCCTGATGTGAACCCGATGTATGTCAACAAGTTATTCATCAACAGCCCCGAGAA ATTCAGGCAATATGGAATGTGGGATAGATACACAGATATGCATCCTACATCTGATCAAGTTTTCACAGTAGGCATAAACGATCCAAAAAAGGACTGGTTCTTCGCTCACGTGGATAG GAGGGCTGCAGACAAGTATGTTCCATCAACATGGGAAATCAGATTTCACCTTAACTTGGTAACTAGTGGAATTTACAAGTTGCGATTGTCTATAGCATCAGCCACCCGTTCTGACTTGGAG GTGCATGTTAACCAAATGAATGGCGGACAACTCATATTGCAGTTGCTGAATTTAGGAGCAGATAATGCAGTTTGCAGACATGGAATTCACGGGCTCTACCAGCTTTACAGTGCTGATATCTCCGCAACTCTTTTAATTGAAGGTGACAACTGCATATTTTTTACCCAAGCGAGGGGCGGAGATGCACTTTGTGGAATTCTTTACGACTATATAAGGCTGGAAGCTCCACCAACTTAA
- the LOC140867159 gene encoding uncharacterized protein isoform X2, translating into MPKKDVTLISQDSYIIVDNGLVKLTISKPQGLLTAIKYGGIDNLLDTKSNELNRGYWDINWSLPRGKDKYQLLRGSVYSVISKSNDGLEVSFKSNYDPSISATRLPLTVDIRYIVRSGVSGFYCYAICEHQTGYPAFDLAQTRMVFKLQRDRFHYMAITDDKQRIMPMPEDLLPGRGKQLIVPESVLLVNPINPDLKGEVDDKYQYSMDNKDGGVHGWISSNPIVGFWIIFPSQEFRNGGPTKQNLTVHTGPTCLAMMHGSHYIGNDMIAHFEDGETWRKVFGPFFVYLNTTTDVSKAYNLWLEAKKQRLMEESLWPYEFVSSPYYLTYKERGSATGRLFVQDRFVSASVLPSKSAYIGLSAATAEGSWQTESKEYQFWTQTDVDGNFMIKNVIPGVYGLHGWVPGYIGDYLKEDRVTISAGSETQLGNLTYTPPRDGPTLWEIGFPDRTANSYYVPDVNPMYVNKLFINSPEKCMLTK; encoded by the exons ATGCCAAAGAAAGATGTGACTTTGATCTCCCAAGATTCCTAT ATTATAGTGGATAATGGATTGGTGAAGCTCACGATATCCAAACCACAAGGACTATTGACTGCCATCAAATATGGAGGAATAGACAATCTGCTCGACACAAAATCAAACGAATTGAACAGAGG TTACTGGGACATCAATTGGAGTTTGCCTAGGGGCAAAGACAAATATCAACT GCTGAGAGGGTCTGTGTATAGTGTGATAAGTAAGAGCAACGATGGATTGGAGGTTTCGTTTAAGAGCAACTATGATCCTTCGATATCAGCGACAAGACTGCCACTCACTGTTGACATAAG GTACATTGTAAGAAGTGGAGTATCAGGCTTCTACTGCTATGCAATATGTGAACATCAAACAGGATATCCAGCATTTGATCTTGCACAAACAAGAATGGTGTTTAAGTTGCAACGGGACAG GTTTCACTACATGGCGATCACAGATGACAAACAAAGAATAATGCCAATGCCAGAAGATCTACTGCCAGGTAGAGGCAAACAATTAATTGTACCTGAGTCTGTTTTGCTAGTCAATCCCATTAATCCAGACCTTAAGGGAGAG GTTGACGATAAATACCAGTATTCCATGGATAACAAAGATGGCGGAGTCCATGGATGGATAAGCTCCAACCCCATTGTCGGATTCTGGATCATCTTTCCCAGCCAAGAATTTCGTAATGGTGGACCAACTAAGCAAAATCTTACTGTCCACACTGGTCCAACCTGCCTCGCT ATGATGCACGGAAGTCATTACATTGGGAATGACATGATAGCTCACTTTGAAGACGGTGAGACTTGGAGAAAAGTATTTGGCCCATTCTTTGTTTACCTCAACACAACCACGGATGTGTCGAAAGCATACAACTTATGGCTAGAGGCAAAGAAGCAG AGGTTAATGGAAGAGTCATTATGGCCATATGAGTTTGTTTCCTCGCCATATTACCTCACTTACAAAGAGCGTGGTTCAGCTACAGGGCGACTCTTTGTCCAAGACAG ATTTGTCTCAGCTTCTGTGCTTCCTTCTAAGTCTGCATACATTGGACTATCAGCTGCGACAGCTGAAGGCTCATGGCAAACTGAAAGCAAG GAGTATCAATTTTGGACACAAACAGATGTGGATGGAAATTTTATGATTAAAAATGTCATACCAGGAGTGTATGGTCTTCATGGCTGGGTTCCAGGTTACATTGGCGATTACCTGAAAGAAGATCGTGTTACTATATCTGCAG GATCAGAAACTCAGCTTGGAAATTTAACTTACACACCGCCTAGAGATGGCCCAACTCTATGGGAAATTGGTTTCCCAGATCGCACAGCCAATAGTTACTATGTTCCTGATGTGAACCCGATGTATGTCAACAAGTTATTCATCAACAGCCCCGAGAA GTGCATGTTAACCAAATGA
- the LOC140859836 gene encoding uncharacterized protein produces the protein MADVVQYKLERMLDELDDLERRGLFSRREIAEIVKRRRKFEYRLKRPSPLKQDFLAYIDYEKNLESLRLLRKKSFSIKSGRKKSKKSLSDYAGVSRILETYRLATNRFKGDLELWFQYLEFCRARGNGRMKKALAQLVRFHPKVPGVWMYAAAWEFDQNLNVAAARSLMQNGLRVCPTSEELWIEYIRMELTYLNKLKARKVALGEDEGTLTRDQRGVDEKQWKDEHKELFMALNEPRDDDKTPALQDGESMGKVNLFREHGLNILQTVYIAAILALPTSFSLRIRLLEILETIDLPLADDTRKKILDDMKKEFAKDPQYWDWLARSEIGGIKGINPEQLGKAIQVYEEGLKFLPSASMFNVYVKFLMDAASEEGGNRETNTFLTTHGHVIELVSHLETVFEKAENLCCMTEDIACLHVSFLLQLRKLDEAKKLVERLCSEKFSTAVHLWTLRLSIEMRDIQGTTLSPHKADQSRVFELLSNVLVKVSILEAESIWLMGLKYFANQRHYFDKLVDTAVLLLAKYGGSDCGFSLSSIIVNYILQRDGVDSTRLVSKRFLALPHPGLAIYRKCIELEMNLASAGDKAGLSNARKLYEAALATYNQDTSLWQDYHSMEVKMGTSETAAAVHWRAMKVLKNGFSLVSSANL, from the exons ATGGCGGACGTGGTGCAGTACAAGCTAGAGCGCATGCTCGACGAGCTAGATGATCTAGAGCGGCGGGGATTGTTCAGCCGCCGAGAGATAGCTGAGATTGTTAAGCGCCGCCGCAAGTTCGAGTACCGTCTCAAGAGACCCAGCCCCCTGAAGCAAGATTTTTTAGCCTACATCGACTACGAAAAGAATCTCGAATCACTCCGCCTCCTTCGTAAAAAATCTTTTTCAATTAAATCCGGCCGTAAAAAATCGAAGAAGTCATTGTCCGATTACGCTGGGGTCTCCAGAATTTTAGAAACTTATCGCCTTGCCACGAACCGGTTTAAGGGAGACCTTGAGCTTTGGTTtcaatatttggagttttgcaGAGCGCGTGGCAACGGGAGAATGAAGaag GCTCTGGCTCAATTAGTCAGGTTTCATCCAAAAGTTCCTGGTGTTTGGATGTATGCTGCTGCTTGGGAATTCGATCAAAATCTGAATGTTGCAGCCGCTCGTTCTCTAATGCAAAATGGTTTGAGAGTATGCCCTACTTCAGAAGAGTTGTGGATAGAGTACATTCGTATGGAACTCACATATCTTAACAAGTTAAAAGCCCGAAAGGTTGCATTAGGAGAGGATGAGGGGACCCTGACTCGTGATCAGAGAGGTGTTGATGAGAAACAGTGGAAAGATGAGCATAAGGAATTGTTTATGGCTTTAAATGAGCCAAGGGATGATGATAAGACACCTGCTCTACAAGATGGTGAATCTATGGGGAAGGTTAATTTGTTTAGGGAGCATGGATTGAACATCCTACAAACTGTTTATATTGCTGCAATCCTTGCTCTGCCAACATCTTTCAGTCTCAGAATTCGGTTACTAGAAATACTGGAAACCATAGATCTGCCTCTTGCAGATGATACACGAAAGAAAATACTTGATGACATGAAAAAGGAATTTGCTAAAGACCCGCAGTACTGGGATTGGCTTGCAAGGTCTGAAATAGGTGGCATCAAAGGAATAAATCCTGAACAGTTGGGAAAGGCTATCCAG GTTTACGAGGAGGGTTTGAAATTTCTACCATCAGCTTCGATGTTCAATGTTTATGTAAAATTCCTCATGGATGCAGCCAGTGAGGAGGGAGGCAATagagaaacaaacacttttttaaCCACACATGGTCATGTGATTGAACTTGTTTCACATCTTGAAACAGTATTTGAGAAGGCTGAGAACCTTTGCTGCATGACAGAAGATATTGCTTGCCTGCATGTTTCATTCTTATTGCAGCTGAGAAAGTTGGATGAAGCTAAAAAGCTGGTTGAAAGACTTTGCTCTGAAAAATTTTCAACTGCTGTGCATTTATGGACCTTACGTCTCTCCATAGAAATGCGAGATATTCAGGGCACGACTCTCTCTCCTCACAAGGCTGATCAATCACGTGTCTTTGAACTCCTTAGCAATGTTTTGGTGAAAGTTAGCATTTTAGAAGCAGAAAGCATCTGGCTTATG GGACTAAAATATTTTGCAAACCAGAGACATTACTTTGACAAGCTTGTGGATACTGCAGTGCTTTTATTGGCCAAATATGGTGGAAGCGATTGTGGGTTTTCTCTCTCATCAATAATTGTAAATTACATTCTTCAAAGGGATGGAGTTGATAGCACGAGACTTGTGTCCAAGCG ATTTCTTGCCCTACCGCATCCTGGACTTGCCATATACAGGAAATGTATTGAGCTAGAAATGAATCTTGCATCTGCTGGGGATAAAGCGGGTCTTTCAAATGCTCGGAAATTGTACGAAGCTGCACTTGCAACTTACAATCAGGACACAAGCCTGTGGCAAGACTATCATTCGATGGAGGTTAAG ATGGGAACATCAGAGACTGCGGCTGCTGTCCATTGGCGGGCAATGAAAGTGCTCAAAAATGGTTTTTCACTTGTTTCTTCTGCAAATCTGTGA